In Achromobacter xylosoxidans A8, a single window of DNA contains:
- a CDS encoding fumarylacetoacetate hydrolase family protein, which yields MRLVTFRAHPTAAARLGALAEGYVIDLALLGRAGGVDLPDDMLAFIDLGPVAVAQASKLMEAYRGNWPVGSALPQENVKLLAPIPRPRKNIFGIGLNYVEHVAESSRTLDTSADLPKQPVIFSKPPTTVIGPGDAIEHNAKITQQLDWEVELAVIMGRRASRVAEADALSYVFGYSVMLDMSARDCRRAGQWIYSKGQDTYAPFGPCIVTADEIPDPQVLDLWLTVNGEKKQGSNTRHMLFKVPFLISDISAGITLEPGDIIATGTPEGVGAGRKPQEWLWPGDVVVACVEGIGTLRHPVVAV from the coding sequence ATGCGCTTGGTGACTTTTCGCGCCCATCCCACCGCCGCTGCCCGCCTGGGCGCGCTGGCCGAAGGCTATGTGATCGACCTGGCCCTGCTGGGCCGCGCCGGCGGCGTGGACCTGCCCGACGACATGCTGGCCTTCATCGACCTGGGGCCCGTGGCCGTGGCGCAGGCCAGCAAGCTGATGGAAGCCTATCGCGGCAATTGGCCCGTGGGCAGCGCGCTGCCGCAAGAGAACGTCAAGCTGCTGGCGCCGATCCCGCGCCCGCGCAAGAACATCTTCGGCATCGGCCTGAACTACGTGGAGCATGTGGCGGAATCCAGCCGCACGCTGGATACCTCGGCCGACCTGCCCAAGCAGCCGGTGATCTTTTCCAAGCCGCCTACCACCGTCATCGGCCCGGGCGACGCCATCGAGCACAACGCCAAGATCACGCAGCAGCTGGATTGGGAAGTGGAGCTGGCCGTCATCATGGGCCGCCGCGCTTCGCGCGTGGCCGAGGCCGATGCGCTGTCCTATGTGTTCGGCTACAGCGTCATGCTGGACATGAGCGCGCGCGATTGCCGCCGAGCCGGCCAGTGGATCTATTCCAAGGGCCAGGACACCTACGCGCCCTTCGGCCCCTGCATCGTGACCGCCGACGAGATCCCGGATCCGCAGGTGCTGGACCTGTGGCTGACGGTCAACGGCGAGAAGAAGCAGGGTTCCAACACGCGCCACATGCTGTTCAAGGTGCCGTTCCTGATATCGGACATCAGCGCGGGCATCACGCTGGAGCCGGGCGACATCATCGCCACCGGCACGCCGGAGGGCGTGGGCGCGGGCCGCAAGCCGCAGGAATGGCTGTGGCCGGGCGACGTGGTGGTGGCTTGCGTGGAAGGCATCGGCACGCTGCGCCATCCGGTGGTGGCCGTTTAA